GTATTTGGATAATATTTCTAAATAATCTTCAATATTGCTTCTTGCGTGTTGACTGTGTTCGTCTTCAACATACTTTTCGAATTTCTCAATAGAACTAAGGTGTCCGTAGTGTTCTTCTAAAGCTCTTGCCGCTTGATCACATACTTGTTTAAGTTGAATTATCTCTTCAACAACTGGAATCAAATCTTTCGCTCTGCTGATCATTTATCCAATACCTCCAACAATTAATATGTAATAGTTTCTCTGTTGTTATACTTGCATAAATATAATTGGTAAAATTAAACTTTTATTGGTGATGTTATATTATTGTATTCTTGAATCCCTTCATCTTTTCACGCATTCTATCATGTCCACATTTTCATTTATCACAGCTTTTGTAGAACGATTAGGCTAATTTTATTCCATCATAACTGTCCATCTCTTTCTTGTAAAATAACTAATAATAGACGGATTGTAATATGAAGTGCGACACCTATTGGAAATAAATAAGCTGGCGGGATTTCTGGCGGAATTTGGAGATCTGAGCGGTTATGAGCATGGACAGCAGCTTATTCGGCTGGCCGGACTGAATCTCAAAGAGAATAGTTCGGGAAAGAAAAAAGGCAAGTCCAGCATTACGAAACGTGGACGCGCACGCTTAAGGGCTCTGCTATTCCGGGCGGTCATGCCCATGGTAGCAAAAAACACGGAATTCAAGGCATTGCACCAGTACTTCACGAAGCGAAGTCAGAATCCACTGAAGAAAAAGCAATCGCTCGTAGCCTTGTGCGGGAAACTCATACGTGTCCTGCATACGCTCGGCACCAAGCAAATTCCGTACGATGCAAACGACGTGCTAGGACCAGTACGTCAGGCTCAGTTACAGATGGCAGCTTAAGAAAAACCGAACTTACGTTTCTCACCGGAATGAAAGAACTAAGACAAAGGAAGCACGGAGCAGCCGCAGGAATCAATTCCATAAGGGCAACGACCCTGTAAAGGAGCAAGAAACGGCGTCCATGTCTTGAGAGGCAGAACGAAGGAATGTAAGGGCAGTGACCCAATGTGAAATGGAGGGTAAGCCGTCAAGAGTCAGGTGTGGATATCCAAGTGCGATCACAAGAATGATCCAGGGGTTGGAGACAACTTCCTCCAATCTCTATTCCCGCCACTGGCTCCACTATAAATAATGTAATTATTACATGAATTATCCATATATCGAATAGTCTATGGTTAAAAATCTAAGAATGAGTGAGTAAACAAGAGAAAATATTAATTTATAGTGGGAGTGTCTTGCATAATCACTCCATTGCTTTTAAATTTTCTTCTATACTCCTCGCCTCCTCTAGGCTTGATGCGGGAGAACTTATGATTAAACCATCCTTATTGTATTCCTCATTAGTTAATTGCTTGTATAATGACGGTTCAGTAATTACAATTGCAAATTGATTATCCGAAGTATTCAAGTAAATATCTCCTAGTACTGTTCTTTCTGAGCCTTCATATGATATTAATAAGGAATTATGTTTAAAAAGTACTTTTTTAAAATTAATTTCATTTATTGATAACGAACCCTCATAGTTATTATCATCTTTATTGAAATGACCTTTTAAACTCACCTCTATCTCCTTACTTATTTTGTAGTCTTCACTAAACATATAAGACGGTGATGATATATCAATTTTCTCATTGTTGCTGCACGCTGAAAGAACAAGCAAACCAAGGAAAATAACAAAAATTATTCTCTTCATCTTTACACCTCCACAATAAGTAAGAAGATAAGGGGACTTAATCTAAAAAATTCTGCCCCCTCTTTAAGGTATAATATTTAATACTTAAATTTACCGGAGACATTTACTGGTACAACAGTTCCAGCTTGGTAACCATAATACAAAGGAGATAGAGTATTTTTAGCGAGTTGAGTTAATCTTGCTTCATCGTAAAAATAGTCACCAGCTTGACCGGATATTTGCCCTAGATCATAATTACTCGGTGTATACCGGACAGAATTTTTATAGTACACAACATTAAGCTGAGCAGAACTATTTTTCTTAGTTGAAGTTGCCATTGGTGCCCAGATATATTGGAAACCATTCCACTGGTACACGTCAACATATTTATAAATTATTACATAGTCATGCATTGTTCTAATGATTGTACTTTTATAGCTATCGTACTCACTATCTTTGATAAATAGATCTAAGACGGTCATAAATGCTCCTACATAAGGGTGCGTCATACCAGCTCCAATATTAAGCAGTTTAAATCCCATCTTAGTTAAGTCCCCTTGCTCATTTCCATATAATGTTTGTGCGCCATAAGAATATTCGGTACGCAGTCTTGTGTCTCCAGGGGATGCCATAATGGTTATAGATCTATCGAAACTATCCACATTATCTACACTATATAGCTTATTCTGATATTCAATTTCTGTGTGCACTGAATAATCGTCAACAGATTCCATTATTTCTTCTATTTCGGATTGAGTCTTTGCATTCTCAAGTTTGCTTTCATATTCAGCCACATCCAATTCCTTTCCTTCACGAATTGCCTTTTTCTTAAGATATTCTTTAGTAATAGTAGTTGATTCTGTTAGAGGATCATAGGTGGAATCTTCTGTAGCACTGACTGGTGAAACCTGTAGAATAAGAGCAAGAGACAGTACCGATCCAAACAGTTTTCTTTTAAAATTCAAAATTTGTACACCTTCCCTTTTTTGGTTTTGTTTCCCTATAAACACTAACATAAATAAAGCGCTTTCATCAAGATAATTTTGTATTTTTTTTACAATTAATGTAGCTCTCTAAGAAAAGCCTTATCTATTTCGTGTGTTTTAACATGACTAGAGTCAGTAGAAAGCCAAACAAACCGTCCAAAGTAAAATGGACGGTTTGTTTGTGTTTCTCTTTAAAGTCAGAAGGTGAAGGCTTCATATTAATCTCAAGCCTTTTCGTTTTTCTTTCGCACAAATCATATATAAGATTGGGTCTGACTTTTGCTTCCCTAGCTAGTGCATTTTTAGTGACGCTGGCTGCATCTAATGTGTAGTCCAATCTTATTTTTATAGAAATAACCAATTCCACCTCCTTTGGAACCACATTACAGCAAATGGGCAATGAAGATAAGTATTTTTATAGTAAAAGTAAATTATTTACAAGTAAAATATTGATATTAAATTCAAAAATATAGTATTATTTTATTGACCATTGCTTAATTTTGCTTGGAAGGTGGTGTACCTTTGAACTCAGTAACCACAATACGTGATCATTTGGCAGACTATTTAAAAACTAACCATATGACACTCAATCAATTCTCTGAGATATCGGGAATTAACTCAGGAACGTTGAGTGGTACGCTGAACGGGCTTCGTCCCATAGGCATGCAGCAGCTGGATCGACTTACTGCAGGGATGGGTTTAACTGAGGGTTACTTCTATGAATTATACATAAATGAGTGTTTTGTACATACAAGCCCGGATTGGCGAAGACTTGGGCCTTTTCTATACCGTTGTGCCGAACTCGGTAAGGTCAATTGTATGGAAGAAGCCGTTAATCTAATTATGGATAATCTTTCCTATGCACCCCTTTTGTTCGAGTTGGCCGAGCAGCTATATCGCGAAGGGAAGTTGGAAGCAGCCAAGCCCCTATATCGTTGTGTAGCTGAAAGTGAGAAAATGCAACACTCTGAACGGTTGGCTCTAAGTCAGTATCGTTTGTTCACGATCGGGCTTTCCAAGGACCAGACGAGCAATCTTGCACTTGCTACGCAGTTTGAGTTTTTTGTAGATCGGCTTGACGAGCCTTATCAGCTGGATGGGTTGAACGATCTGATTAATGTGTATGCTTCTTTGCGCCGATGGGATAAGTTGTTGGAATTGGGCGAGAAACTGAAAGTAAAAGCAACCATTCATTATGAGTTCCAGGGCAACACCAAGCCGAAAGAAGTCAAAAAAGAGATTATATTTTATATTTTGTATTCCTATTTAGTCATGGGAAGTGCCTGTTTTTATCTTGAGGATTACAAGATCGCCCTCGATTATATCACACAGTATATTGACCATAGTTGGGTGAAATCCCCTAGTCAAGCTGAACAAATTGTGATGGAACAATTCCAGGAATGGGCTGAAGCGAATCGTTTTATGTATATGTTGAGAGATGGACAACTACATGTACTACCCGAATACCTGGAGTATATTTCAAATAAAGAAAATGAAGTGTTTCCAGCTTTATGTGAGATTGTCGTTGCAGCTAATCAATATGACTTGGATATTGACTATGTTCTTTACGAATATGAATCATTTGTGCTGTATCAGGAACAGGGTAGCCGAATTGGAAAGATTAGCACTCAGCTTACAGGTGACCGCTACGTTCGTCTATTAATGGGGTTAAGTGAGTATTATTTAAGGAAAAAAGACTATGAAAAAGGTTTCAAAGCGTTATTAGACGGTTTATTCTTTTCTCTTGAAATTAACAGTGGCTTATCTATGCTTAAATGTGTTGGGATATTTGAAAAATATCGAAGTTATGCTTCTGATACAGTGACTCAGCAGTACCAAAATCTGATCTGTGAGGTGCAAAATCTCAATGAGAAAAAAATTAGTTTCGCTTATAGTGGTTTGTAGTATTGTCGTAGTAATGTCTGTTCCAGTAACAACTCAGGCAGATACTGGACAACCACCGGCTATCCAAATGACAACAAACAGTCACGGACTTGGAAGTTAACAAACATAACAAAAAAAAGCGTTTTTTAATTTGAGATGCTTCCTTAAGCAGACTGGTTTAATCCGTCTACCTTATAGGGGGCTTTTTTTCGTATTAGGAATGTCTTTTTTTGCTGTTTTTTTTGAAGGGAGATTAGGAAGCCGTGAGGCTCGGCAACATGGTTACAGACGATGATGACCAAAATGTGTTGGAGTTCGCCTGATTTCCTACTAATTAGCAGAATGGACTAGAATGTTACAACAGGGAGGGGTGAATATGGATTGTGGTGAGCTCAAGTTGCAGATCGAAGCAGCGAGACAAAAGCTCTATCAACTAAAGATGGACTATAACGGAGATCTGCTTCATCCTCATGTTATACAGCAATCTATGGTCCTGGATGATCTAATTAATCAATACAATCAAGTTAAAATAAAAAAGCCGATTAAATAATTCAATCGACTTTGGGCGAGAAACTTTGGCGGGTCGCTCGCCCCTATATTTTAACATAAGTTCTTGGACGAAGTATCGTTATTACATACATTTTTCTTTCACAGTTATCGTTTCGTTGGTTACAGTCACATAAGAGTTGCCAGACAAGTATTCGGTATAACCGCATACCGTCTTGTTATAGGTTTCACCACGGCTGTCCGTAAACTCCAGATAGATGGATCCTTCACCGGAGAGTCGCAGCTGTGGAGCGAACTTCAATTTTTCACCGCTGGGTATACCTTTCTTTAAGGCGTGTGTAGTACCCTCATTGTTTGTATTGGACGAGTCAACGCCGGTGCTCACACGTGCTGTAATATTAGAGAGATCATAATCGGACTGATTATAAATTGTGATCCTTAAATGTCTAAAGGGGTCCATCGCCTGGTAACCCATAGAAATAACTAATCCAATGAAGAGAATCAGTGTAGATAGGATGATTATTTTCCTTTTTGAAAAGGGACGACGCGTATTCATAAGTATTCTGCTCCTTTCTTTCATATAGATATAAACAGAGTGAGGTAACTAAAAGTTGTATAGGAATACGTTGGAACAGGGGCTTGAATTGTGGACTGCGCATTAAAATGCGTGTTATAATAAGGTCAGGAAATGTATAAAATGCAAAGAGAGCCGTGATACCAACACGACTCCCCGTTGCAACAGCCGCTTTTAAGGGCGGTTCGGCTCCGGATTTAGAATGAAAGCCTAAAAATAGACCGCTTCCTTTTGCCGAGGGCGGTCTATTTCCGTTTGTTTGTAAGTATCAAGACAACAAGAGTCGCAAATGAAATCATTAGCGTCATCGCTTGGTATACTTCCACGGGGCATCACCTCCCTTCCGAGAGGTTAGCCGAGACCGCCCATATTAGCCTTTCTGTTGCTTCAGTGATTATACCATAATCTTCATTTTGTTGAATAGGATAACAAATTTAGATAGGGCTCTGTTGGTTGGTAAATACATCACCAGAACTGTATACATATTTATGAATGTGGAGGGATACTCTGATGAAACTTACCGCAATGAATCAAGAAGAATATGCAAATTTCCGTGTTCGCTCGATTAAAGATTTTGCAGAAGAGAAAGTGGAGGCGGGTACTTGGGCTGCGGAAGAGGCGCAAGGACTTGCAGAGGCATCCTACGACAGATATTTGCCTGAAGGGCTGAATACACCGGGTGCTTACCTCTATAATTTGGTACATGCCGTTGACGGGAATGTGGGTTATATCTGGTTTAACATTACGGATAACCGCCGTGGAAAAGACGCTTTTTTGCTGGATATTGTGGTCGAAGAAGCCTATCGGGGCAAGGGTTATGGTACAGAGACGATGGAAGCACTTGAAAGGGAAGCCTTGAGTCTTGGCGTGGATCGCATTGGTCTGCATGTGTTTGGACATAATGTGCGGGCGAGCAGCCTGTATCGCAAAATGGGATATGAGGTAACCGATTTGACGATGTACAAGGATATCAAAGGGTAAATCTAAACACGGATAATCTAAGTCAAACGTATGATCTACGCAAAACGAATCATCCTCTGTAACAGGGGATTTCGGAAAGCGGAGGGTGCTCTGGTCGAATTGGCGAAGTTCCTTGATGCCTTGGGGTTTGTCATATATAATGTATAGGATTATCCATACCGAACAAGTAATCAATGAGGAGTTGTCATATACATGGCTTTGAAAGCTGGAATCGTGGGCCTGCCTAACGTTGGTAAATCCACACTGTTTAACGCAATTACACAAGCTGGTGCCGAATCGGCAAACTATCCGTTCTGTACGATTGACCCTAACGTGGGGATCGTTGAAGTACCGGACGAGCGTTTGGACAAATTGACAGAACTCGTTGTACCGAAAAAAACGGTACCAACGGCGTTTGAATTCGTAGATATTGCAGGTCTTGTTCGCGGTGCGAGCAAAGGCGAAGGTCTTGGTAACAAGTTCCTTGCACACATTCGTGAAGTAGATGCCATTGTACATGTGGTGCGCTGCTTTGTAGACGAGAACATCACACACGTCGATGGCAAAATTGATCCGGTAAGCGACATCCAGACGATCAATCTGGAACTGATTCTGGCCGATATCGAGAGTGTCGAGAAAAAAATTGATCGCTCCAAGAAAAACATGAAGGGCGGCAACAAGTCAGCTGCTCAGGAAGTGGAAGTACTGGAGAAAGTGAAGGCTGTTCTGTACGAAGACAAGCCAGCACGCAGCATGGAGCTTACAGACGAAGAACGTCTGATTGTACGCGATCTGCATTTGCTTACCCTGAAGCCTGTTCTGTACGCAGCCAATGTAGCTGAGGACGAAATCGGCGATGTGGCAAACAATGCTTACGTGCAAAAAGTAAGAGAATTCGCCGCTGCTGAAAATGCAGAAGTGGTGCCGATCAGTGCAAAAGTGGAAGAAGAGATCTCGGAGCTTGAAGGCGAAGATAAACAAATGTTCCTGGAAGAGCTCGGTATCGAGGATTCCGGTCTGAACCTGTTGATCAAAGCTGCTTACAAATTGCTGGGTCTGTATACGTACTTCACAGCAGGCGTACAAGAAGTTCGTGCTTGGACAATCCGTAAGGGTACCAAAGCACCTGGCGCAGCGGGTGTCATTCACACCGACTTCGAGCGCGGATTCATTCGGGCAGAGGTTGTTTCCTACGAGGATCTGGTTGCTGCCGGTTCCATGAACGGTGCGAAAGAACGTGGACAACTTCGTCTTGAAGGTAAAGAGTATGTTGTCAATGACGGCGATGTTATGCACTTCCGCTTCAACGTTTAATATCGATAGTCTAGATAAGAAAACATACTTGAATATACGAGTATAGCAGCTCTGTCGTCTTCTATTGAAGATGGCAGGGCTTTTTACATAGGGCAGAATATTCTTCAATAAGCATTCAACAATAAAATTGCTCTATATCCTGTACATCCTACTGGATTGTTTACTCGCTCTGGATATAATAAAAGGAAGAAGGCTCATGGAAGATGAGCTCTTATAGTCCTTTGCAAATCAATCTGGTTGCTTAAAATAAGTAAATCAAAATTTGGATGCAGATGCTGCAAACAGTTGCTATTCAGGAGCATAAGAATATGCTATAATTAAGAGTCGTATACCTATGTTAAATTTCACGCTCGGCTGAATGGGTTGAAGCGGGTTTGATACCGGGTACGCGATTTCTTTTATATAACTTAAACGTAAAGGATTTGATGACGTTGTAGCGATGTTATACGTCGATCATAAAATGAATGTTACGGTCAGGGATTTCTGAGAACTCCGTGCCTTGTGAAATATAAATGGTCTGATGATGCATGAAATGTATGCCTATCGGAATCGAATGAATGTTGAAATGCTGGAACGAAAATAACGCGTGAGGTGACTATACATGTTTGATAAATTACAGGCGTTAGCCGACCGTTACGAGAAACTCAGCGAGCTGCTGTGTGACCCGGATGTAGCAAGTGACAACAAGAAGCTGCGGGAATATTCCAAAGAACAATCGGATCTGCAGCCCACCTATGAAGCATACAATGAGTACAAACAGGTAAGCCAGGATCTCGAAGCTGCGAAAGAAATGCAGGGCGAGAAGCTGGACGACGAGATGCGTGAAATGGTCAAAATGGAAATTGATGAACTGAGCACTCGCCAGAAAGAATTGGACGAACTGATTCGTGTTCTCATGCTGCCAAAAGACCCGAATGATGATAAAAACGTCATCGTTGAAATTCGTGGAGCAGCTGGTGGGGATGAAGCGGCGCTGTTTGCAGCGGATCTCTATCGGATGTATACACGTTATGCCGATACCCAAGGCTGGCGCGTGGAATTGATGGACGTTAACACAAATGATCTGGGCGGCTTCAAAGAGGTAGTATTCCTGATTAATGGACGCGGCGCTTACAGCAAAATGAAATACGAAAGTGGCGCACACCGTGTGCAACGTATTCCTACAACGGAATCGGGCGGCCGGATTCATACGTCTACTTCCACAGTAGCTGTTATGCCTGAAGCCGAAGATTTCGATATCGAAATTCATGATAAAGATATCCGTGTAGATACGTTCTGTTCCAGTGGTGCCGGTGGACAATCGGTTAATACCACGAAATCGGCTGTACGGGTAACTCACGTTCCAACGGGAATTGTGGCTACTTGTCAGGATGGTAAATCCCAGAACTCGAATAAAGAAAAAGCATTGCAAGTTCTGCGTACGCGTATCTTCGATATGATGCGTCAGGAAGAAGAAGCGAAAATTTCGAGTGAACGGAAGAGCAAAGTGGGTACAGGTGACCGCAGTGAGCGGATTCGTACCTATAATTTCCCGCAAAGCCGTGTTACCGATCACCGGATCGGATTGACGATGCACAAGCTGGATCAAATCATGAATGGTGAGATTGCTGATATCGTATCTGCGCTGACGATTGCCGAGCAGACGGATATGATGGATAGAGGAGAATAATACTGTGACCCGCGCGCAGTTTGTCATGACGCCGGAACAGAGTTGTCGGGAAGCCTTCGTGGAGGCTTCCTCTTTTTTGGAGAAGTGCGGCGTGTACGAGCCGCAC
Above is a window of Paenibacillus sp. E222 DNA encoding:
- a CDS encoding N-acetyltransferase, producing the protein MKLTAMNQEEYANFRVRSIKDFAEEKVEAGTWAAEEAQGLAEASYDRYLPEGLNTPGAYLYNLVHAVDGNVGYIWFNITDNRRGKDAFLLDIVVEEAYRGKGYGTETMEALEREALSLGVDRIGLHVFGHNVRASSLYRKMGYEVTDLTMYKDIKG
- a CDS encoding aspartyl-phosphate phosphatase Spo0E family protein; this translates as MDCGELKLQIEAARQKLYQLKMDYNGDLLHPHVIQQSMVLDDLINQYNQVKIKKPIK
- a CDS encoding putative holin-like toxin, with the protein product MEVYQAMTLMISFATLVVLILTNKRK
- the prfA gene encoding peptide chain release factor 1 yields the protein MFDKLQALADRYEKLSELLCDPDVASDNKKLREYSKEQSDLQPTYEAYNEYKQVSQDLEAAKEMQGEKLDDEMREMVKMEIDELSTRQKELDELIRVLMLPKDPNDDKNVIVEIRGAAGGDEAALFAADLYRMYTRYADTQGWRVELMDVNTNDLGGFKEVVFLINGRGAYSKMKYESGAHRVQRIPTTESGGRIHTSTSTVAVMPEAEDFDIEIHDKDIRVDTFCSSGAGGQSVNTTKSAVRVTHVPTGIVATCQDGKSQNSNKEKALQVLRTRIFDMMRQEEEAKISSERKSKVGTGDRSERIRTYNFPQSRVTDHRIGLTMHKLDQIMNGEIADIVSALTIAEQTDMMDRGE
- a CDS encoding membrane lipoprotein lipid attachment site-containing protein, which translates into the protein MKRIIFVIFLGLLVLSACSNNEKIDISSPSYMFSEDYKISKEIEVSLKGHFNKDDNNYEGSLSINEINFKKVLFKHNSLLISYEGSERTVLGDIYLNTSDNQFAIVITEPSLYKQLTNEEYNKDGLIISSPASSLEEARSIEENLKAME
- the ychF gene encoding redox-regulated ATPase YchF; amino-acid sequence: MALKAGIVGLPNVGKSTLFNAITQAGAESANYPFCTIDPNVGIVEVPDERLDKLTELVVPKKTVPTAFEFVDIAGLVRGASKGEGLGNKFLAHIREVDAIVHVVRCFVDENITHVDGKIDPVSDIQTINLELILADIESVEKKIDRSKKNMKGGNKSAAQEVEVLEKVKAVLYEDKPARSMELTDEERLIVRDLHLLTLKPVLYAANVAEDEIGDVANNAYVQKVREFAAAENAEVVPISAKVEEEISELEGEDKQMFLEELGIEDSGLNLLIKAAYKLLGLYTYFTAGVQEVRAWTIRKGTKAPGAAGVIHTDFERGFIRAEVVSYEDLVAAGSMNGAKERGQLRLEGKEYVVNDGDVMHFRFNV
- a CDS encoding transcriptional regulator — encoded protein: MNSVTTIRDHLADYLKTNHMTLNQFSEISGINSGTLSGTLNGLRPIGMQQLDRLTAGMGLTEGYFYELYINECFVHTSPDWRRLGPFLYRCAELGKVNCMEEAVNLIMDNLSYAPLLFELAEQLYREGKLEAAKPLYRCVAESEKMQHSERLALSQYRLFTIGLSKDQTSNLALATQFEFFVDRLDEPYQLDGLNDLINVYASLRRWDKLLELGEKLKVKATIHYEFQGNTKPKEVKKEIIFYILYSYLVMGSACFYLEDYKIALDYITQYIDHSWVKSPSQAEQIVMEQFQEWAEANRFMYMLRDGQLHVLPEYLEYISNKENEVFPALCEIVVAANQYDLDIDYVLYEYESFVLYQEQGSRIGKISTQLTGDRYVRLLMGLSEYYLRKKDYEKGFKALLDGLFFSLEINSGLSMLKCVGIFEKYRSYASDTVTQQYQNLICEVQNLNEKKISFAYSGL